The Apodemus sylvaticus chromosome 19, mApoSyl1.1, whole genome shotgun sequence sequence TTCCATACCACAACAGTAATGAACACACCTCCCAGGAGAACCAGACTAGCAATGATGGccatgatgatgacagaggactgAGAAGATCTTCCTAGGAAAGGAGTGGAGGGTGTGGGTCCTGATCCCCAGTTCCCAGTCCTGATCTTGATCTGGGCTCCTTCTTTCCTTGATTCTGTTACCCATATCTGTCCTTACCCCATTTCAGGGCAAGGGGCTCAGACAGCCCCTCATGGTACACATAGCATGTGTATCTCTGCTCCTCTCCAGAAGGCACCACCAcagatgcccacttctggaaggTTCCATCCCCTGAAGGCCTCGTCTCCACAAGCTCCATGTCCTGAGTCAGATCCTCTCCATCCCGCTGCCAGGTCATGGTGATGTCAGCAGGGTAGAAGCCCAGGGCCCAGCACCTCAGGGTGACATCACCTTCAGGTCCAGGGTGATGGGCCACATGTGCCTTTGGGGGATCTAGGTGGGGAAGAGTCGGAAAATTCAAGCATTTTGCGTTCTTTTTGGAGAAGGAAAACTCCATCATTGAAGAACACATGAGCATCCTTGGGATGGACAAAATTAGGGTAAAGGAGGGATGCAAGCACCATACAGGAACGTAGATCCAGGTACCTAGCATGATCCATTCCTTGGAATGTTCTAAAAATCAGGGTTAGTGTACCTGATAGttcttttatgtcaacttgacacaagctaaagttatATGAGAGGCGGGAACCTCCGTTAACAAAATGACTCCAAAAGATCAGGCTTTAGACAAGCCTGTAGGTCATTTTCTTACTTGGTGATTGATGCTGCAGGGCCCAACTCATTGCAAAAGGTGctatccctgagctggtggtcctgggttctccaagaaagcaagctgagcaagccatagggtgcaagccagaaagcagcactcctccatgccCTGCAGATAAGTTGTTTGACTTTCTATCCTAACTTCCTTCAATGACAAACAGTGCTGGAAgggtaaaccaaataaaccccttcttccacaacttgcttttggtcatggtgtttctttgtaggaatagaaaccctaagatagaaTCAAGTAGGAGTCTTCAGATTTACCATCTCTGGTCCTGACTAGGTTGAGCTGAGAGACTCAGCATCAGTGGACTGTAACCTCCAAAGATACTGGGGGAGGGCAGCCAAGCATGAAAGAGGCCATGGTTCACAATGAGCTGCAGACTGAACGGAAGGGCGTGGTCGTTTATCTGGGgatgttttctccttccatcctggGGCAGACTCAACTGTTCTGAAAGTAGGGTCCGCCCTGGGGACAGTAGCTCTCTGATGTTGGATCAACATCTTCCTTCTCCTTATGCAGTATTGCAGCTGATCctgtctttcctccctccccagacAACAAGGACCTCACGTGTATGGTTGAGGAGATAGCTTACTAAAAGTGGTTCCTAGTTGTGCCTCATACCTGCGCGCAGAAGAGTCTCCTTTCCATTCTGCAGGAATCTGTGGAGCAGCTCCAGGCACTCTCCATCCACATAGGCCCTGAAGTACTCCGCTGTGCCATCTGACTCGAACTTGTTCTTGGTGATCTGAGCCACCATGTCCGATGCAGTCCAGGAGTTCAAGTCTTCGTTCAAGGAAATGTAATCCGAGCCATCATATGCAGCCTGGTAGTGTGCTCCACGAAGGCGCATGTCTGGCCCCACCTCACAGGAAACCATCCACTGCAGGATGTGAGAGCCTAGCCGGAACCAGGGTGTCAGCCtgagccaccccaccccactctgcCCAACTGCAGGATTTGGACCTAAACTGAAAGTGAAACAGGTTAAAAGTTTATGAGGGCTCTAAAGCCCAGCTCCAAACTTCTAACCTGGCACCCAGGGTTACTCTGGCTTGGCAGTAAGAAGACATATAGGAAGGAGTCTGACCCAGGCCTGGGGTCACTCACCGTCTCCACTCTGATTGTAGAAGCGGAGGAGGGTTCGAAGGTTTACTCTGGCCCTTTGTGCAATGTTCTTGACCTTGAGTTTCAGCTCCTTCCAATATTCTGGTCCTTCCTTCTCCATCCAAGGTGCACGTGGCTCCATCCGTGGAGTCTCTTCAATGCTATCACAGCGCTGAAACTGCACATCGTCCACGTAGCCCACAGAGATATACTGGGGCTCCCCACGGCCAGGCCGTGACAGAGCAGTGTGGAAATAGCGCAGTGAATGTGGGCCTGGGGGAGGCGCAGGGTTGCATCAGAACTCTTCTCTGATAACCCCGGGCCAGTGCGCAAGCAgcgggttgggggtggggcagggcgcgGAGCTCAGGACCGGGTGGAGAAGGGATCCGGAGAGTCTGGTCCCGACGCCCTTGCTCCTCCCCTCAGAGGTTATTTCCTTCCCGACC is a genomic window containing:
- the LOC127669764 gene encoding saoe class I histocompatibility antigen, A alpha chain-like yields the protein MGRVGSSSKGALLQMVVVALAFTQTGAGPHSLRYFHTALSRPGRGEPQYISVGYVDDVQFQRCDSIEETPRMEPRAPWMEKEGPEYWKELKLKVKNIAQRARVNLRTLLRFYNQSGDGSHILQWMVSCEVGPDMRLRGAHYQAAYDGSDYISLNEDLNSWTASDMVAQITKNKFESDGTAEYFRAYVDGECLELLHRFLQNGKETLLRADPPKAHVAHHPGPEGDVTLRCWALGFYPADITMTWQRDGEDLTQDMELVETRPSGDGTFQKWASVVVPSGEEQRYTCYVYHEGLSEPLALKWGRSSQSSVIIMAIIASLVLLGGVFITVVVWKRRGAGGNSN